From one Flavobacterium sp. N502536 genomic stretch:
- a CDS encoding ABC transporter permease translates to MNRLISIELQKIWKNKASRVLTLTYFVLLSFIALMASIKFDIGPFKFHLAEMGIFNFPFIWHFNTYVAALLKLFLAIVIVSMMANEYSYGTLKQNLIDGLSKKEFILSKFLTVVLFALGSTIFVFVMSLILGFCFSSYTEFDVIFMDLDYLLAFFVKLSGFFAFCLFLGILVKRSAFALGFLLVWSIIEGIVKGLLIFQVFPESTIGQKIMNFFPLEAMSNLIIEPFSRLSVIRSIGTQIGVENTKDYGVHYTAILIVLIWTFLFIYFSYKLLKKRDL, encoded by the coding sequence ATGAACAGACTAATCTCTATAGAACTACAAAAAATCTGGAAAAACAAAGCCAGCCGTGTCCTTACGCTAACCTATTTTGTACTCCTTTCGTTTATCGCCTTAATGGCTTCCATAAAATTTGACATAGGACCATTCAAATTTCATTTGGCTGAAATGGGCATCTTTAACTTCCCATTTATCTGGCATTTCAACACCTATGTAGCTGCTTTACTCAAACTTTTCCTGGCAATTGTCATTGTTTCTATGATGGCCAATGAATACAGTTATGGTACGTTAAAACAAAACTTAATTGACGGTTTAAGCAAAAAAGAATTCATTTTATCCAAATTCCTAACGGTCGTATTATTTGCCTTAGGCTCGACTATTTTCGTATTTGTAATGAGCTTAATTCTGGGATTCTGTTTTTCATCGTATACCGAGTTTGACGTTATTTTCATGGATTTGGATTACCTTCTTGCCTTTTTTGTAAAACTCTCGGGCTTTTTTGCATTCTGTTTGTTTCTTGGAATTCTGGTAAAACGCTCTGCTTTTGCCTTAGGCTTTCTTTTGGTATGGAGTATCATTGAAGGAATTGTAAAAGGACTCCTGATCTTCCAAGTTTTTCCGGAAAGCACGATAGGTCAAAAAATAATGAATTTTTTCCCGCTAGAAGCCATGTCCAACCTTATTATTGAGCCTTTTTCAAGATTGTCTGTAATTAGATCGATTGGGACACAAATAGGTGTTGAGAACACAAAAGATTACGGAGTACACTATACCGCAATTTTAATTGTTTTGATCTGGACATTCTTATTCATTTACTTTTCTTACAAACTATTAAAAAAAAGAGATTTATAG
- the rpsT gene encoding 30S ribosomal protein S20: MANHKSALKRIRSNEKRRVLNRYQHKTTRNAIKALRLATDKTDAASKLSTVISMIDKLAKKNIIHDNKASNLKSKLTKHVAKL, from the coding sequence ATGGCAAATCATAAGTCAGCATTAAAAAGAATCAGAAGTAACGAAAAAAGAAGAGTTCTTAACAGATATCAGCATAAAACTACTCGTAATGCTATCAAAGCGTTAAGATTAGCTACTGATAAAACTGATGCAGCTTCTAAATTATCAACTGTAATCTCTATGATTGATAAATTAGCTAAAAAGAACATCATTCATGATAATAAAGCTTCTAACTTGAAGTCTAAATTAACTAAACATGTTGCTAAATTGTAA
- a CDS encoding ABC transporter ATP-binding protein, with protein sequence METILTIENLHKRYGRIQALKNVSFEIQKGHVYGILGPNGSGKSTTLGIVLNVVNRTSGNYSWFGGKVETHEALKKVGAIIERPNFYPYMTAEENLKLVCKIKSINYSKINEKLDLVGLSERKDSKFSTFSLGMKQRLAIASALLNDPEILILDEPTNGLDPQGIHQIRDIIRKIASQGTTILLASHLLDEVEKVCSHVIVLRKGEILYSGSVDGMSANEGFFELQADDNEALKNILETHPAVDKITEEDGKVLVYLASDLSAAELNHFLFSKNIALSHLVKRKNSLEAQFLELTKNATIQNN encoded by the coding sequence TTGGAAACCATACTTACTATTGAGAATCTTCACAAAAGATACGGACGTATTCAGGCCTTAAAAAATGTATCTTTTGAAATACAAAAAGGCCACGTTTATGGCATCTTAGGCCCAAACGGCAGCGGCAAATCGACCACTTTGGGAATTGTCCTAAACGTGGTGAACAGAACCTCCGGAAACTACAGCTGGTTTGGCGGAAAAGTAGAAACACACGAAGCCTTAAAAAAGGTAGGTGCGATTATCGAAAGACCCAACTTTTACCCGTACATGACTGCGGAAGAAAACCTGAAACTGGTTTGCAAAATAAAAAGCATCAATTATTCTAAAATCAATGAAAAACTTGATTTAGTGGGCTTATCCGAAAGAAAAGACAGTAAATTCAGTACTTTTTCTTTGGGTATGAAACAGCGTCTGGCCATTGCATCAGCCTTGTTAAACGATCCCGAAATTTTAATTTTAGACGAACCTACAAATGGATTAGATCCACAGGGAATTCACCAGATCAGAGATATTATCCGAAAAATTGCGTCACAGGGAACGACTATTTTATTAGCCTCTCACTTGCTGGATGAAGTCGAAAAAGTATGTTCGCATGTGATCGTTTTGCGAAAAGGAGAAATCCTGTACTCCGGTTCTGTAGACGGAATGTCGGCCAATGAAGGTTTCTTTGAACTTCAGGCAGATGATAATGAGGCACTAAAAAACATTCTGGAGACACATCCGGCTGTAGACAAAATCACGGAAGAAGACGGCAAAGTTTTAGTCTATCTGGCTTCTGATCTATCAGCGGCAGAGCTCAACCATTTCCTGTTTTCTAAAAATATTGCTTTAAGCCATTTGGTCAAACGCAAAAACAGCTTAGAAGCACAATTTTTAGAATTAACCAAGAACGCCACTATCCAAAACAACTAA
- a CDS encoding T9SS type B sorting domain-containing protein, with protein MNNFNALSLVFFLCFLSVKTEAQNINVDDSRTPEDLAKNVLINSSCIDIGTVSATGNPTSSGKSYAYFTKGSSNFPFSGGIVLSTSPSKNAEGPFIKANSEGAINDSWLGDADLNQALQNSESQQATVLEFDFTALTNSISFNYIFASNEYQTYYPCIYSDGFAFLIKEAGTSAPYKNLAVLPNTAIPVSSTTVHTKIEPAFANGTNYPGCDPLNEQFFNGYNNVNSPINYAGQTVVMNAHTEVIPNKTYHLKLVIADDPTGQYNSAVFIEGGSFTSTINFGANRTIADKNPACFGEGVVLDTHLDSSLYTFKWLKETTPNNYAEVTPAATGATYTVTATGNYKVEATRNGTTCVATGQIKIEFAPEILSTNSSLTQCDDDTDGISVFNLTKVANSIKNNVAETLNKGYYESLADAQAKTNPIATPEKYSNKTLNQVIFVRLENQYGCAKFPQITLQISNTTIATQPPFATCDKDDKQDGLYQFDLNAEVTPRLSTGLPPGLTFSYFLNANDALADANALANIFKNTTPFTQIIYAKATNGSDCYDILPITLVVNTFDVANFEDESKYLCKEEPITLSVASGFASYLWSTGETTNSITVSAAGDYSVLVTNANGCEKTKKFKVILSEPALITGADIKDFSGDENSVLIQYTGVGNYEFSLDGSFFQDAPLFTNVKPGVYNAIGRDKNGCGPSNLFQVYVVDYPRFFTPNGDGYNDLWVIKNSDQLPYYKIFIFDRYGKLLKQMDQNMLGWNGFFNSQQLPADDYWFDIQFSNGRVVKGHFSLKR; from the coding sequence ATGAACAACTTTAATGCATTATCGCTAGTATTTTTTCTGTGCTTCTTATCTGTTAAGACAGAAGCACAGAATATTAATGTAGACGACTCAAGAACCCCCGAAGATTTAGCAAAAAACGTTTTAATAAACAGCTCCTGTATTGATATTGGTACTGTTAGTGCAACCGGAAACCCTACAAGTTCTGGTAAAAGTTATGCTTACTTTACTAAAGGCAGCAGCAATTTTCCTTTTTCGGGAGGGATTGTTTTAAGCACATCACCAAGTAAAAATGCCGAAGGGCCTTTTATAAAAGCAAACTCCGAAGGTGCTATCAATGACAGCTGGTTGGGTGATGCTGACTTAAATCAGGCATTACAAAATAGCGAAAGCCAACAGGCAACTGTACTGGAATTTGATTTTACAGCCTTAACCAACTCCATCAGTTTCAATTATATTTTCGCATCAAACGAGTATCAAACGTATTATCCGTGTATCTATTCTGATGGATTTGCTTTTCTGATAAAAGAAGCAGGCACCTCTGCTCCCTATAAAAATTTAGCGGTTTTACCCAATACAGCCATTCCTGTTTCTTCGACAACAGTACATACCAAAATTGAGCCTGCTTTTGCAAATGGCACAAACTATCCGGGCTGTGATCCTTTAAACGAACAATTTTTCAATGGCTACAACAACGTTAATAGTCCGATAAATTATGCCGGACAAACTGTTGTAATGAACGCCCATACCGAAGTAATTCCGAATAAAACCTATCACTTAAAACTGGTCATTGCCGATGACCCGACAGGACAATACAACTCTGCCGTTTTTATAGAAGGCGGTAGCTTTACCTCTACCATAAATTTTGGAGCAAACAGAACAATTGCCGACAAAAACCCGGCCTGTTTTGGCGAAGGTGTTGTTTTAGATACACATCTTGACAGTAGTCTCTACACTTTTAAATGGTTAAAAGAAACGACACCCAACAATTATGCAGAAGTTACACCCGCAGCAACAGGCGCTACCTATACTGTAACAGCAACAGGGAATTATAAAGTAGAAGCCACCCGAAACGGCACTACCTGTGTGGCCACCGGACAAATTAAAATTGAGTTTGCACCCGAAATCTTATCAACCAACAGCTCTTTAACACAATGTGATGATGATACTGACGGAATATCGGTCTTCAACCTCACAAAGGTTGCCAATAGTATTAAAAACAATGTTGCCGAAACGCTGAACAAAGGGTACTACGAATCACTAGCCGATGCACAGGCCAAAACCAACCCAATTGCGACACCGGAAAAATACAGCAATAAAACCCTGAATCAGGTTATTTTTGTAAGACTTGAAAACCAATACGGCTGTGCTAAATTTCCGCAGATAACGTTACAGATTTCCAACACTACGATTGCCACTCAGCCCCCTTTTGCTACTTGTGACAAAGACGACAAACAAGATGGTCTGTACCAATTTGACCTTAATGCCGAAGTAACTCCACGACTGTCTACCGGATTACCACCGGGTTTAACTTTTAGCTATTTTTTAAACGCCAACGATGCTTTAGCGGATGCAAACGCATTAGCTAATATCTTTAAGAACACGACCCCCTTTACTCAAATCATTTATGCAAAAGCAACAAATGGATCGGATTGTTACGACATACTTCCCATTACTCTTGTGGTAAACACTTTTGATGTGGCTAACTTTGAAGATGAATCCAAATATTTGTGTAAAGAGGAACCGATTACCTTAAGTGTTGCCAGCGGCTTTGCCAGCTATTTATGGAGTACCGGAGAAACTACAAACTCAATTACAGTAAGCGCCGCCGGTGATTATTCTGTACTTGTAACAAATGCAAACGGCTGCGAAAAAACCAAAAAATTCAAAGTAATTCTTTCTGAACCTGCATTGATAACGGGTGCAGACATAAAAGATTTCTCCGGCGATGAGAATTCAGTTTTAATTCAATACACAGGGGTTGGTAATTATGAATTTTCATTGGATGGAAGTTTTTTTCAGGATGCCCCATTATTCACTAATGTCAAACCCGGAGTTTACAATGCTATCGGAAGAGACAAAAACGGCTGCGGGCCGTCTAATCTGTTTCAGGTGTACGTTGTAGATTATCCTCGATTCTTTACGCCAAATGGCGATGGTTACAACGATTTATGGGTGATTAAAAACTCCGATCAGCTTCCTTATTACAAGATCTTTATTTTTGACCGTTACGGAAAACTACTCAAACAAATGGATCAAAACATGCTGGGCTGGAACGGCTTCTTTAATAGCCAACAATTGCCTGCAGACGATTATTGGTTTGACATACAATTTAGCAATGGAAGAGTCGTTAAAGGTCATTTTAGCTTAAAAAGATAA
- the proS gene encoding proline--tRNA ligase — translation MSKNLTTRSEDYSKWYNELVVKADLAENSGVRGCMVIKPYGYAIWEKMQAELDRMFKETGHQNAYFPLFVPKSMFEAEEKNAEGFAKECAIVTHYRLKNDPDKPGKLMVDPNAKLEEELIVRPTSEAIIWSTYKGWVQSYRDLPLLINQWANVVRWEMRTRLFLRTAEFLWQEGHTAHATKAEALEESEKMMHVYADFAQNFMAIPVVKGFKTETERFAGADETYCIEALMQDGKALQAGTSHFLGQNFAKAFDVKFANAEGKQEHVWGTSWGVSTRLMGALIMTHSDDQGLVLPPNLAPIQVVIVPIYKTDEQLAEITAAVNELTAKLRKLKISVKYDDRTTQKPGFKFAEWELKGVPVRIAVGPKDLENGTFEVARRDTLTKEVVSAEGIVTYVNDLLEQIQTDLYNRALNYRDTHITEVNSFEEFKQILDGKGGFVSAHWDGTAATEEKIKDLTKATIRCIPLDAVEEAGTCVFTGNPSTKRVLFAKAY, via the coding sequence ATGAGTAAGAACCTCACTACAAGATCAGAAGATTATTCAAAATGGTATAACGAGCTGGTTGTAAAGGCAGATCTAGCCGAAAATTCAGGAGTTAGAGGATGTATGGTTATTAAACCGTACGGATATGCTATTTGGGAAAAAATGCAGGCGGAATTGGATCGAATGTTTAAAGAAACAGGACATCAAAATGCGTACTTCCCTTTATTTGTGCCTAAGAGCATGTTTGAAGCGGAAGAAAAAAATGCTGAAGGATTTGCAAAAGAATGTGCGATTGTAACGCATTATAGATTAAAGAATGATCCGGACAAACCCGGAAAGTTAATGGTGGATCCAAATGCTAAATTAGAGGAGGAGCTTATTGTTCGTCCAACAAGTGAGGCGATTATTTGGTCTACTTATAAAGGATGGGTTCAGTCTTATAGAGATTTACCTTTGTTAATTAATCAGTGGGCCAATGTGGTGCGCTGGGAAATGCGTACGCGTTTGTTTTTAAGAACTGCTGAGTTTTTATGGCAGGAAGGGCATACCGCGCATGCAACAAAAGCAGAAGCATTAGAAGAGTCTGAAAAAATGATGCATGTTTATGCTGATTTTGCACAGAACTTTATGGCCATTCCGGTTGTGAAAGGTTTTAAAACCGAAACGGAGCGTTTTGCAGGTGCTGATGAAACCTATTGTATTGAGGCTTTAATGCAGGATGGAAAAGCGTTACAGGCTGGAACGTCTCACTTTTTAGGTCAGAACTTTGCAAAAGCATTTGATGTTAAGTTTGCGAATGCTGAGGGAAAACAAGAGCATGTTTGGGGAACTTCCTGGGGAGTTTCGACCCGTTTGATGGGAGCGTTGATTATGACGCATTCAGATGATCAGGGATTGGTATTGCCTCCAAATTTGGCGCCAATACAAGTTGTGATTGTTCCAATCTATAAAACAGATGAGCAATTGGCTGAAATTACCGCTGCGGTTAATGAGCTAACAGCTAAATTAAGAAAGTTAAAAATCTCCGTTAAGTATGACGACCGTACCACTCAAAAACCAGGATTCAAATTTGCTGAATGGGAATTGAAAGGGGTGCCGGTTAGAATTGCTGTTGGTCCAAAAGATTTAGAAAATGGAACTTTTGAAGTTGCCAGACGTGATACGCTGACTAAAGAGGTGGTTTCTGCTGAAGGAATTGTGACTTATGTAAATGATCTTTTAGAGCAGATTCAGACTGATTTATACAATCGTGCCTTAAACTACCGAGATACTCATATTACGGAAGTAAATAGTTTTGAGGAATTTAAGCAAATTTTAGACGGAAAAGGTGGTTTTGTGTCGGCTCATTGGGATGGTACAGCAGCTACTGAAGAGAAGATAAAAGACCTGACAAAAGCAACGATTCGTTGTATACCTTTGGATGCTGTTGAGGAGGCGGGAACCTGCGTGTTTACTGGGAATCCATCTACCAAAAGAGTGCTTTTTGCGAAGGCATATTAA
- the typA gene encoding translational GTPase TypA, producing the protein MESIRNIAIIAHVDHGKTTLVDKIMYHCQLFRDNENTGDLILDNNDLERERGITITSKNVSVQYKGTKINIIDTPGHADFGGEVERVLNMADGVCLLVDAFEGPMPQTRFVLQKAIDLGLKPCVVINKVDKENCTPEEVHEKVFDLMFELGATEEQLDFPTVYGSAKNNWMSDDWKNQTENIEPLLDMVLNNVPAPKVSEGTPQMLITSLDFSAFTGRIAIGRLERGVLKEGMPISLVKRDGAVTKSRIKELHTFEGLGRKKVAEVIAGDICAVVGVEGFEIGDTIADHETPEGLASIAIDEPTMSMLFTINDSPFFGKEGKFVTSRHIRERLTKELEKNLAMKLGETDSADKFMVFGRGVLHLSVLIETMRREGYELQIGQPQVIIKEIDGKKCEPIEELTIDLPENLSGRAVEFVTLRKGEMLSMETKGERMIIKFNIPSRGIIGLRNQLLTATAGEAIMSHRFIGYEPYKGEIAGRNKGSLISMEKGKAIPYSIDKLQDRGKFFVEPNAEIYEGQVIGENSRGDDMCVNVTKEKKQSNVRSSGNDEKARIIPPIIFSLEEALEYIQKDEYVEVTPKSIRLRKIYLTETDRKRFKI; encoded by the coding sequence ATGGAATCTATTAGAAACATTGCAATTATTGCCCACGTCGATCACGGTAAAACCACTTTGGTTGATAAAATTATGTATCACTGTCAATTATTTCGTGACAACGAAAACACAGGTGATTTAATTCTTGATAATAACGATTTAGAGCGTGAGAGAGGTATTACTATTACTTCAAAGAACGTATCAGTTCAATATAAAGGAACAAAAATCAATATTATTGACACTCCTGGCCACGCGGATTTTGGAGGTGAAGTAGAACGTGTATTGAACATGGCCGATGGTGTATGTTTGCTAGTGGATGCTTTTGAAGGTCCAATGCCACAAACTCGTTTCGTATTACAAAAAGCGATTGACTTAGGTCTTAAGCCATGCGTAGTTATCAATAAAGTTGATAAAGAAAACTGTACTCCGGAAGAAGTTCACGAAAAAGTTTTTGACTTAATGTTCGAATTAGGAGCAACTGAAGAGCAATTGGATTTCCCAACGGTTTACGGTTCTGCTAAAAACAACTGGATGTCTGACGATTGGAAAAACCAAACAGAAAACATCGAGCCTTTATTAGACATGGTTTTAAACAATGTGCCTGCTCCTAAAGTTTCTGAAGGAACTCCACAAATGTTAATTACATCTTTAGATTTCTCTGCTTTTACAGGTCGTATCGCTATTGGTCGTCTTGAAAGAGGTGTTTTGAAAGAAGGTATGCCAATATCTTTAGTAAAAAGAGATGGTGCTGTAACGAAATCAAGAATTAAAGAATTACACACTTTTGAAGGTCTTGGACGTAAAAAAGTTGCGGAAGTAATCGCTGGTGATATTTGTGCTGTAGTTGGTGTTGAAGGTTTTGAAATTGGAGATACTATTGCAGATCACGAAACTCCTGAAGGTTTAGCTTCTATTGCTATTGATGAGCCTACAATGAGTATGTTGTTTACAATCAACGACTCACCTTTCTTTGGTAAAGAAGGTAAATTTGTAACTTCTCGTCATATTAGAGAAAGATTGACAAAAGAATTAGAGAAAAACTTAGCGATGAAGTTAGGTGAAACTGATTCTGCAGATAAATTCATGGTTTTTGGCCGTGGAGTACTTCACTTATCTGTTCTTATTGAAACAATGAGAAGAGAAGGGTACGAGTTACAAATTGGTCAGCCACAAGTTATCATCAAAGAAATTGATGGTAAAAAATGTGAGCCAATTGAGGAATTAACAATCGATTTACCAGAAAACCTTTCAGGTAGAGCAGTTGAATTCGTAACACTTCGTAAAGGTGAAATGCTAAGTATGGAAACTAAAGGTGAGCGTATGATCATTAAATTTAATATTCCATCTCGTGGAATTATTGGTTTAAGAAATCAATTGCTTACAGCTACTGCTGGTGAAGCTATTATGTCACACCGTTTTATTGGATATGAGCCTTACAAAGGAGAAATTGCAGGACGTAACAAAGGTTCGTTGATTTCTATGGAAAAAGGAAAAGCTATTCCTTACTCTATCGATAAATTACAAGATCGTGGTAAGTTTTTCGTTGAACCAAATGCTGAAATCTACGAAGGTCAGGTAATTGGTGAAAACTCTCGTGGAGATGATATGTGTGTAAACGTAACGAAAGAGAAAAAACAATCTAACGTTCGTTCTTCTGGAAATGACGAAAAAGCGAGAATTATCCCTCCAATCATTTTCTCATTAGAGGAAGCATTAGAGTACATCCAAAAAGATGAGTATGTAGAGGTAACTCCAAAATCTATTCGTCTTAGAAAGATTTATTTGACTGAAACAGATAGAAAAAGATTTAAAATCTAA
- a CDS encoding PAS domain-containing sensor histidine kinase produces the protein MKSKTLQITLVYIIISLFVATICHKLLTTYFSKADYYTVFFLKDVFFILTTALFFKYILSKNEKKSITIFKKLKETNEEIKESNEKYDIVAKATSDTIWDWKIQEDSINWNKGIESVFGYNPKEVGKTSKWWFDKIHPEDSIRMSIKLYSFIEQKTEKWQDQYRFKCADGSYKYVLDRGFLLKDENGRAIRMIGAIQDITKQKEEEQRLRLLETVITQSKDSILITEANSTDRKIPKIVYVNPAFSQMSGYLSNEIIGKSPNIFKGPKSDSEELKKLLKAIKNEEECLIETITYTKSNEEYWVRFSMIPIFNTEGTISHWISIQRDITDEKKLETEKEHLIRELTQNNKDLKQFSYITSHNLRAPLSNLIGLLNLIEDIPIENEELEEILTGFTKSTHLLNETINDLVKVIIIKDNPSMQKEEVSLQEVFENVFSQLSFQIELHKPIIKLKFDKVPLLNTNKAYIESILLNLLTNSIKYKSENRKLKISITAEQIDHKAILTFKDNGIGIDLERNRDKVFGLYQRFHNYPDSKGLGLYLVKSQVETMGGTISIDSEVNKGTTFTITFKN, from the coding sequence ATGAAAAGTAAAACTCTCCAAATTACTCTAGTTTATATTATCATATCGTTATTTGTGGCAACCATCTGTCATAAATTACTCACAACTTACTTTTCCAAGGCCGATTATTATACTGTTTTCTTCTTAAAAGATGTTTTTTTCATTCTGACTACCGCACTGTTTTTCAAATACATACTTTCTAAAAACGAGAAAAAAAGTATTACCATTTTCAAAAAACTAAAAGAAACCAACGAAGAAATAAAAGAATCAAACGAAAAATATGACATTGTAGCCAAAGCAACCAGCGACACGATTTGGGACTGGAAAATCCAGGAAGACAGCATCAACTGGAACAAAGGAATAGAAAGCGTTTTTGGATACAATCCGAAAGAAGTTGGAAAGACATCTAAGTGGTGGTTTGACAAGATTCATCCGGAAGACAGCATCAGAATGTCCATCAAATTATACTCTTTTATCGAACAAAAAACAGAGAAATGGCAAGATCAATATCGCTTTAAATGTGCAGACGGCAGTTATAAATACGTTTTAGACCGAGGTTTTTTACTGAAAGACGAAAACGGAAGAGCCATACGAATGATCGGAGCCATTCAGGACATCACCAAACAAAAGGAAGAAGAACAACGTTTAAGATTATTAGAAACCGTAATTACACAATCTAAGGACTCTATATTAATAACAGAAGCCAATTCGACAGATCGAAAAATACCTAAAATTGTTTATGTCAATCCGGCCTTTTCGCAAATGTCCGGGTACTTATCGAATGAAATAATCGGAAAATCGCCGAATATTTTCAAAGGGCCAAAATCAGACTCTGAAGAATTAAAAAAACTCTTAAAAGCCATAAAAAACGAAGAAGAGTGCCTGATCGAAACCATCACCTATACCAAATCAAACGAAGAATATTGGGTACGATTTTCGATGATTCCAATTTTTAACACTGAAGGCACAATTTCGCACTGGATTTCCATACAAAGAGACATTACAGACGAAAAGAAACTAGAAACAGAAAAAGAACATCTGATTCGTGAACTAACTCAAAACAACAAAGACTTAAAACAATTCTCCTACATTACTTCACATAATTTACGCGCCCCGTTATCTAATTTAATTGGACTTTTAAATCTAATCGAAGACATCCCTATCGAGAACGAAGAACTCGAAGAAATCCTAACCGGATTTACCAAATCAACCCATTTGTTAAACGAAACTATTAATGACTTAGTAAAGGTCATCATCATCAAAGACAATCCTTCTATGCAAAAAGAAGAAGTCTCTCTGCAAGAAGTTTTCGAAAATGTATTTAGCCAGCTGTCTTTCCAGATCGAACTACACAAACCCATCATTAAACTCAAATTCGACAAAGTCCCGCTGCTAAACACCAACAAAGCTTATATCGAAAGCATTCTACTCAACCTACTAACCAACTCGATAAAATACAAATCAGAAAACAGAAAACTAAAAATATCCATTACAGCAGAACAAATCGACCATAAAGCAATTCTAACTTTCAAAGACAACGGAATAGGAATTGATCTAGAAAGAAACCGCGACAAAGTCTTTGGACTATACCAACGATTCCATAACTACCCCGACAGCAAAGGTCTTGGCTTGTATCTTGTAAAATCACAAGTCGAAACCATGGGAGGAACAATCAGTATAGACAGCGAAGTCAACAAAGGCACCACATTTACGATAACATTCAAAAACTAA
- a CDS encoding response regulator produces MLEQILCIDDDPITLMLCKKVISKASFSNEIITAQNGEEALHHFNTLKYTNNKNKANKKPELIFLDLNMPVMGGWEFLDHFTSPAYKEFNTASVIVLSSTIDPDDLAKAKKYPIIIDFLSKPITQPMLEYLKKKIGI; encoded by the coding sequence ATGCTCGAGCAAATTTTATGTATTGACGATGACCCAATCACGTTGATGTTATGCAAAAAAGTAATTTCGAAGGCCTCCTTCTCCAATGAAATTATCACAGCTCAAAATGGCGAGGAAGCATTACACCACTTCAACACACTTAAATACACAAACAACAAAAACAAAGCAAACAAAAAACCGGAACTGATTTTTTTAGACTTAAACATGCCCGTAATGGGCGGTTGGGAGTTTCTGGATCACTTTACCTCTCCGGCTTACAAAGAATTCAATACCGCAAGTGTAATTGTACTCTCTTCCACTATCGACCCCGATGATCTGGCCAAAGCTAAAAAATACCCCATTATAATCGATTTCCTCTCAAAACCCATTACCCAGCCTATGCTGGAGTATCTTAAAAAGAAGATAGGAATCTAA